The sequence GTTGTTGCTATTATCTTGCTGAGCCCCATACCAATTGATATTGGGGACGTGTTGCATATTGTTTTGTTGTGGCAGCCTCTGATGCTGCTGGTTGGATAAAGGTGAGGATTGAAGGTGTTGTTTATTATCTGTTTGGAAACCATTGCACTGTAAGCTTGAATTAGATTGATGTACTGAATTGTGGCTATTCATATTATAGCCAGACGCAAAGCAATTACTGCTGTGGCCATTCAGATCAACCCCATTTTGGGGCTGCAGTGCTGCGCTTATCTTATCATGAGCATAGACAAAGGTCTCACGATGAGCTTTGGTAATTGCAGTGATGGTGCTGTCCAGGCCAGGACTAGGGCACAGTGGTGGAGAGGTGGCAATCTGAGGATGGCTCTGAGCATTTTGAGGAGAAGGCGATCCTGGGGCTGGGAGAGAGGGGGAAGGAGCTACAGGTACAGCAGAAGGCTGGGACTGAGAAGCCACTGTCAGACCTGGGCAGGGAGATGAAGATGACGAGGATGATGAAGTGAATGAAGTGCTGGTTTTAAGAGAAGCCAGTTGGAATTCATTCTGCAGCTGGTTGTTCACCATGTTGTTCATAGCGCTCTGCATCTCAGCTAGCATGCGCTGTTTTTCACGTTTCGGGATGCGACCAAAACGGACAGCTATGATTGTAAGAAAACAGAAAGTTTATATAggcttgtattttttatattttatttttttactttttattttttttattttcagtgaaaCTCACCATCACGAGACATGCCAACAGACAAACACTTCTTGAAACGGCACTGCTGACAACGATTTCGGTTAATCCTCATAATAGTACATGTTTCATTCTTCAGGCACTTTTTGTACTGGATATTCTGCTGGATGCTCCGACGGAAGAACCCCTGCCAAATGTGAAAAGaataatgtttctgtttttgaaaTTTAAATCTGAATGTAATCTTCCAAGTGGAAAGTCACAATAACAACATTCTCACCTTGCAGCCTTCACAGGCATGGACACCATAATGAAAGCCTGATGCCACATCTCCACAGACTTTGCAGAGTAGCACCATTCCATTTAGCTCTTAAAAAAATGATAGGTTGATTAAAATCAGAATGATATCAGTCTCAATTATGAATGAATCACCAAGTGTGCTGATAAACACGAGGCTATGTTACTCACTTGTAAGAGTAGCAACTGATTTGTTGGGTGAGTTGTATGTGATGCTGCTTTCATCACGCCTCCTTGGGGAACCTCCTGAGCTTGATGAGCTCCCATCATCACCAAATGCTGAACTGCTGGAGCTACTGCTGCTGGTGTACATACGTGAAGAATCATGGGAACCATTAGGTGAAGGTGGGAAAGAGGATCCCAAGCACGGCTGTGTCAGTGACTGCAGACTGCTGTTGGAATTCTCGCAGTACATGGATACTGGGCTGATGCGGTTAGGAGAGCCTCCACATGAACCGATGTAAGAGATTACCCCTCCTAGTCAATGGAAAAttgaaaatacatttaagaGCTATGCTAACAAAGAAGGCTAAGAACATACAATAATTATGTGCAGTAATATGTTGTATAAGGGTTATGTATGTGACTGCAGCTCGACTGCACTGCTGATTTATTCCAAGCTGTTATTCAATTGCAGATCTGTCTGTAATTACATTTCTGCATTATGATGACAGCAGAAGTTAGTATACTCTTAACATGGTGCAAGTAAGTAAATCCCATTAAACatattaacaaatacatttccTCTAGcatcattttgtcttttatttgtgAGGCCGGGTAAATTCCAGTGACCAGCTTTACACAGAAGGATCCTCTAATGGCAGTTTTCTATTTCATGTGAACACATTTAAAAGTGTGTGATTGACTTGTTCTTCCTCCAACTCTCCACTCCTCTTCTTAATCAGTCTTAATTATTCATTTGGGATTTAtataatgtttctttttctatgCAATGAAAACTTACAAAGAATATTTAACCCTGTTTAACCTGGGTATGACACGGATACAGTATTCTCTTCGAAACGCCAAATAACTAAAAATTA is a genomic window of Tachysurus fulvidraco isolate hzauxx_2018 chromosome 15, HZAU_PFXX_2.0, whole genome shotgun sequence containing:
- the nr1d1 gene encoding nuclear receptor subfamily 1 group D member 1 isoform X4; translated protein: MYCENSNSSLQSLTQPCLGSSFPPSPNGSHDSSRMYTSSSSSSSSAFGDDGSSSSSGGSPRRRDESSITYNSPNKSVATLTKLNGMVLLCKVCGDVASGFHYGVHACEGCKGFFRRSIQQNIQYKKCLKNETCTIMRINRNRCQQCRFKKCLSVGMSRDAVRFGRIPKREKQRMLAEMQSAMNNMVNNQLQNEFQLASLKTSTSFTSSSSSSSSPCPGLTVASQSQPSAVPVAPSPSLPAPGSPSPQNAQSHPQIATSPPLCPSPGLDSTITAITKAHRETFVYAHDKISAALQPQNGVDLNGHSSNCFASGYNMNSHNSVHQSNSSLQCNGFQTDNKQHLQSSPLSNQQHQRLPQQNNMQHVPNINWYGAQQDNSNNILVQNCPWKNRKDILLACPMNMHPQTDSNKTPQEIWEDFSLSFTPAVREVVEFAKHIPGFSSLSQNDQITLLKAGTFEVLMVRFASLFNVKEKTVTFISGTTYSLEALKNMGMGALLGTMFDFSEKLSELELSAEELGLFTAVVLVSTDRSGIKNVKSVEMLQDSLIKALRTLVSKNAPGDVSRFTKLLLKLPDLRTLNSMHSEKLLSFRIDA
- the nr1d1 gene encoding nuclear receptor subfamily 1 group D member 1 isoform X2 yields the protein MDSNNNNNTGGVISYIGSCGGSPNRISPVSMYCENSNSSLQSLTQPCLGSSFPPSPNGSHDSSRMYTSSSSSSSSAFGDDGSSSSSGGSPRRRDESSITYNSPNKSVATLTKLNGMVLLCKVCGDVASGFHYGVHACEGCKGFFRRSIQQNIQYKKCLKNETCTIMRINRNRCQQCRFKKCLSVGMSRDAVRFGRIPKREKQRMLAEMQSAMNNMVNNQLQNEFQLASLKTSTSFTSSSSSSSSPCPGLTVASQSQPSAVPVAPSPSLPAPGSPSPQNAQSHPQIATSPPLCPSPGLDSTITAITKAHRETFVYAHDKISAALQPQNGVDLNGHSSNCFASGYNMNSHNSVHQSNSSLQCNGFQTDNKQHLQSSPLSNQQHQRLPQQNNMQHVPNINWYGAQQDNSNNILVQNCPWKNRKDILLACPMNMHPQTDSNKTPQEIWEDFSLSFTPAVREVVEFAKHIPGFSSLSQNDQITLLKAGTFEVLMVRFASLFNVKEKTVTFISGTTYSLEALKNMGMGALLGTMFDFSEKLSELELSAEELGLFTAVVLVSTDRSGIKNVKSVEMLQDSLIKALRTLVSKNAPGDVSRFTKLLLKLPDLRTLNSMHSEKLLSFRIDA
- the nr1d1 gene encoding nuclear receptor subfamily 1 group D member 1 isoform X1 — encoded protein: MERHVRFVFSPAFLLQPLARSRSLHNVSDEPTVKWPREPRARCNWAFPDIINTAMRICTSKLTLVLKVGRGGVISYIGSCGGSPNRISPVSMYCENSNSSLQSLTQPCLGSSFPPSPNGSHDSSRMYTSSSSSSSSAFGDDGSSSSSGGSPRRRDESSITYNSPNKSVATLTKLNGMVLLCKVCGDVASGFHYGVHACEGCKGFFRRSIQQNIQYKKCLKNETCTIMRINRNRCQQCRFKKCLSVGMSRDAVRFGRIPKREKQRMLAEMQSAMNNMVNNQLQNEFQLASLKTSTSFTSSSSSSSSPCPGLTVASQSQPSAVPVAPSPSLPAPGSPSPQNAQSHPQIATSPPLCPSPGLDSTITAITKAHRETFVYAHDKISAALQPQNGVDLNGHSSNCFASGYNMNSHNSVHQSNSSLQCNGFQTDNKQHLQSSPLSNQQHQRLPQQNNMQHVPNINWYGAQQDNSNNILVQNCPWKNRKDILLACPMNMHPQTDSNKTPQEIWEDFSLSFTPAVREVVEFAKHIPGFSSLSQNDQITLLKAGTFEVLMVRFASLFNVKEKTVTFISGTTYSLEALKNMGMGALLGTMFDFSEKLSELELSAEELGLFTAVVLVSTDRSGIKNVKSVEMLQDSLIKALRTLVSKNAPGDVSRFTKLLLKLPDLRTLNSMHSEKLLSFRIDA
- the nr1d1 gene encoding nuclear receptor subfamily 1 group D member 1 isoform X3, translated to MGGVISYIGSCGGSPNRISPVSMYCENSNSSLQSLTQPCLGSSFPPSPNGSHDSSRMYTSSSSSSSSAFGDDGSSSSSGGSPRRRDESSITYNSPNKSVATLTKLNGMVLLCKVCGDVASGFHYGVHACEGCKGFFRRSIQQNIQYKKCLKNETCTIMRINRNRCQQCRFKKCLSVGMSRDAVRFGRIPKREKQRMLAEMQSAMNNMVNNQLQNEFQLASLKTSTSFTSSSSSSSSPCPGLTVASQSQPSAVPVAPSPSLPAPGSPSPQNAQSHPQIATSPPLCPSPGLDSTITAITKAHRETFVYAHDKISAALQPQNGVDLNGHSSNCFASGYNMNSHNSVHQSNSSLQCNGFQTDNKQHLQSSPLSNQQHQRLPQQNNMQHVPNINWYGAQQDNSNNILVQNCPWKNRKDILLACPMNMHPQTDSNKTPQEIWEDFSLSFTPAVREVVEFAKHIPGFSSLSQNDQITLLKAGTFEVLMVRFASLFNVKEKTVTFISGTTYSLEALKNMGMGALLGTMFDFSEKLSELELSAEELGLFTAVVLVSTDRSGIKNVKSVEMLQDSLIKALRTLVSKNAPGDVSRFTKLLLKLPDLRTLNSMHSEKLLSFRIDA